Proteins encoded in a region of the Scatophagus argus isolate fScaArg1 chromosome 1, fScaArg1.pri, whole genome shotgun sequence genome:
- the tnfaip8l3 gene encoding tumor necrosis factor alpha-induced protein 8-like protein 3 isoform X1, with amino-acid sequence MDSDSGEQSDGDLSPGQESFNSRSLALQAQKKILSKMATMVVANMLTDDTSSEILDELYKTSREFTKSKKEAHKIIKDVIKIALKIGILYRNHQFSPDELDTVERFKKKMNQAAMTAVSFYEVEYTFDRNILSELLLECRDLLHTLVEQHLTARSHARIDHVFNHFAHCDFLAELYGDGEEYRLSLRKICNGINKLLDEGTL; translated from the coding sequence ggCAGGAGAGCTTTAACTCTCGCTCCCTGGCCCTGCAGGCCCAGAAGAAGATCCTGAGTAAGATGGCGACCATGGTGGTGGCCAACATGCTCACAGACGATACCAGCAGTGAGATCTTGGATGAACTCTACAAGACGAGCCGGGAGTTCACCAAGAGCAAGAAGGAGGCCCACAAGATCATCAAGGATGTCATCAAGATCGCCCTGAAGATAGGCATCTTGTACCGCAACCACCAGTTCAGCCCTGACGAGCTGGACACTGTGGAGCGCTTCAAGAAGAAGATGAACCAGGCGGCCATGACGGCAGTTTCGTTCTATGAGGTGGAGTACACCTTTGACAGGAATATTCTGTCAGAGCTCCTGCTGGAGTGCAGGGACCTGCTTCACACCCTGGTCGAGCAGCACCTGACCGCTCGCTCACATGCGCGCATCGATCACGTTTTCAACCATTTTGCCCACTGCGATTTCTTGGCGGAGTTGTACGGGGACGGAGAGGAGTACAGACTCTCTCTGAGGAAGATCTGCAATGGCATCAACAAACTGCTGGACGAGGGAACGCTTTAA
- the tnfaip8l3 gene encoding tumor necrosis factor alpha-induced protein 8-like protein 3 isoform X2 yields MATMVVANMLTDDTSSEILDELYKTSREFTKSKKEAHKIIKDVIKIALKIGILYRNHQFSPDELDTVERFKKKMNQAAMTAVSFYEVEYTFDRNILSELLLECRDLLHTLVEQHLTARSHARIDHVFNHFAHCDFLAELYGDGEEYRLSLRKICNGINKLLDEGTL; encoded by the coding sequence ATGGCGACCATGGTGGTGGCCAACATGCTCACAGACGATACCAGCAGTGAGATCTTGGATGAACTCTACAAGACGAGCCGGGAGTTCACCAAGAGCAAGAAGGAGGCCCACAAGATCATCAAGGATGTCATCAAGATCGCCCTGAAGATAGGCATCTTGTACCGCAACCACCAGTTCAGCCCTGACGAGCTGGACACTGTGGAGCGCTTCAAGAAGAAGATGAACCAGGCGGCCATGACGGCAGTTTCGTTCTATGAGGTGGAGTACACCTTTGACAGGAATATTCTGTCAGAGCTCCTGCTGGAGTGCAGGGACCTGCTTCACACCCTGGTCGAGCAGCACCTGACCGCTCGCTCACATGCGCGCATCGATCACGTTTTCAACCATTTTGCCCACTGCGATTTCTTGGCGGAGTTGTACGGGGACGGAGAGGAGTACAGACTCTCTCTGAGGAAGATCTGCAATGGCATCAACAAACTGCTGGACGAGGGAACGCTTTAA